In the Engystomops pustulosus chromosome 2, aEngPut4.maternal, whole genome shotgun sequence genome, one interval contains:
- the PATL2 gene encoding protein PAT1 homolog 2, whose translation MNLNSEQILPEDFYLAEEGSLLEEMAEEDEEIDLYNEVTFGLDHDESEEETLKEEATVKPSDHKPEKEENAELPENQKAIQPEKVPGIKPKTEDIEAVVDSMEDVNLSEEVEGPAESSEVKNTDFGDPAVMKAVNGHPTLESVDSAVVDSGIGTSWSEFESSYDMSGMDSGLWVGSPRGTAAIAGQILEDKAILRVMDTAPYIPPTNLEFLGSPMQRGYMCTQRLKGPEMGRMSPKPYRQRFIRQQSPLMPRTMRPPFPFTPPRRPPPFSGNQSPGFMSPTPFRPMSPNISTPVRPMTPKMVRMHFGPMSPSPSLSPFFSPMGNTLQRFKVPGHVTQLHPQHRRILSQRQRPQSTSRKQWDNRPDPYASLMSPKEKDWVIKLQMIQLQSENPHLDDYYYQTYYGKLERRLAEEELLGERKKREPPKLVTPYIQKAETYESVVHIEGSLGQVAVSTCYSPRRAIDAISYVMPDEDMKALGYQRVRVLKHIEKLFVLLLEVEEMERKMPHIPEDQHLRFQQKQSYKVQRIYEALKIGACCCEEESEDEFLQLLLVGKGKKLTSRLLPFLHSEQAVEVLLTVVQHLSFLIKNDSTEKSLSVLYGPLTCIINRLPFTELIRVIQELTKTLPESPDLPLTLAFQNQFGISLLYALLSHGESLLSSDTPMEPCIGDFEKWTDTVFLVAKELSHVSKSSMVEPLFLPSNLLSLFCRYLDKQTIHKLEDKMECPAAPPYAAVTS comes from the exons CTCCCAGAGGATTTTTATCTGGCTGAAGAAGGTTCCTTGTTGGAAGAAATGGCTGAAGAGGATGAAGAAATTGATTTGTACAATGAGGTCACCTTTGGTTTAG ATCATGATGAATCTGAAGAGGAGACTCTCAAGGAAGAGGCAACTGTGAAACCTTCAGACCATAAACCCGAGAAAGAAGAAAATGCAGAACTTCCGGAAAATCAAAAGGCAATACAGCCTGAGAAGGTACCAGGTATAAAACCCAAAACGGAAGACATTGAAGCAGTGGTGGACTCCATGGAAGATGTTAACCTGTCTGAGGAAGTGGAGGGTCCTGCTGAAAGCTCGGAGGTGAAGAATACGGACTTTGGAGATCCAGCAGTGATGAAGGCTGTTAATGGACATCCAACTTTGGAG AGTGTTGACAGTGCTGTTGTGGACAGCGGCATTGGAACCAGCTGGAGTGAATTTGAGTCAAGTTACGATATG AGTGGAATGGATTCAGGATTGTGGGTAGGGTCTCCAAGAGGAACCGCTGCAATAGCTGGCCAGATATTGGAG GATAAAGCAATTTTACGCGTTATGGACACAGCACCATACATTCCACCCACCAACCTGGAATTCCTAGGTTCTCCTATGCAAAGAGGATATATGTGCACACAAAGACTCAAAGGCCCGGAAATGGGTCGAATGTCCCCAAAGCCTTATAGACAGCGCTTTATTAGACAG CAATCTCCATTGATGCCTCGCACAATGCGTCCCCCGTTCCCGTTTACACCACCAAGGAGACCACCACCTTTTAGTGGAAATCAG TCTCCAGGTTTTATGTCTCCAACTCCCTTCCGGCCCATGTCTCCCAACATCAGCACCCCTGTAAGACCAATGACCCCTAAGATGGTCAGGATGCACTTTGGTCCTATGTCTCCTAGTCCCAGCCTATCGCCTTTCTTTAGCCCAATGGGTAACACCCTGCAGAGGTTCAA AGTTCCAGGACATGTAACGCAGCTTCATCCTCAACATCGTCGCATTCTGAGCCAGAGGCAACGTCCACAGAG CACATCCCGCAAACAGTGGGATAACCGGCCCGATCCTTATGCAAGCCTCATGTCTCCGAAAGAAAAGGATTGGGTGATAAAGCTGCAGATGATCCAGTTACAGAGCGAGAACCCTCACCTTGATGACTATTACTACCAG ACTTATTATGGGAAGCTGGAGAGAAGACTGGCTGAGGAGGAACTTCTAGGAGAACGCAAGAAGAGAGAACCACCCAAACTGGTCACTCCTTACATTCAGAAAGCCGAAACTTATGAATCTG TGGTTCATATTGAAGGCTCTTTGGGACAAGTTGCTGTCTCTACCTGTTATAGTCCCAGAAGAGCAATTGACGCCATCTCGTACGTCATGCCGGATGAA GATATGAAGGCTCTTGGATACCAACGAGTGAGGGTCCTCAAGCACATTGAAAAG CTGTTTGTGCTGCTGCTGGAGGTTGAGGAGATGGAGAGAAAAATGCCTCACATCCCTGAGGACCAACACCTCAGATTTCAACAAAAACAGAGCTACAAAGTGCAGAGGATCTATGAGGCTTTGAAGATCGGGGCCTGCTGCTGCGAGGA GGAGTCTGAAGACGAGTTCCTGCAGCTTTTGCTAGTTGGGAAAGGTAAAAAATTAACATCGCGGCTCCTTCCTTTCCTGCACAGTGAGCAGGCGGTGGAGGTCCTTCTGACGGTGGTTCAGCACTTATCGTTCCTTATTAAAAACGACTCCACAGAAAAG tctcTTTCAGTTCTCTATGGACCGCTGACCTGTATCATTAATCGCCTTCCATTTACTGAGCTTATCCGAGTAATTCAGGAACTTACCAAGACGTTACCCGAGAGCCCAGACTTGCCGCTCACTTTGGCATTTCAGAACCAG TTTGGGATCTCGTTGTTGTATGCGTTACTGAGCCATGGAGAGAGCCTTCTGTCTTCAGATACACCGATGGAGCCATGCATTGGAGATTTCGAAAAATG GACGGATACTGTGTTCCTAGTTGCAAAAGAACTATCCCACGTCTCCAAATCCTCCATGGTGGAACCGCTCTTTTTGCCTAGTAATCTGCTCTCCTTGTTCTGCCGTTACCTGGACAAGCAGACAATCCATAAACTTGAGGACAAAATGGA ATGTCCTGCGGCGCCCCCCTACGCAGCTGTGACTTCATGA